A genomic window from Oceanobacillus timonensis includes:
- the tnpC gene encoding IS66 family transposase codes for MTELEKKLMKQIEHLTIQNEKQAKQIEQLINQLTNMNRRLFGTSSEKNSQGQLSFFEEDNNPPFSEAEQPADKAVEIETISYQRKKYQGQRADITRDLPIVVEEHTLPSDSQVCSCCASPLKHLGKREARTELEFIPAHLVKHVHYEHAYECLACKKTGQNHILRQKAPEPALAKSLAGPSVLAYNLYQKLEMSIPYHRQEKEWARYGLKVSRRTLANWAIRSSEEWLEPLYQQMREKLLLEPVLSADETTYQILRRADEKSATADARIWLFRTAEAAKHPIILYHSSETRRFEVAETFLKGFQGLLHCDGYSVYQKLEDVQLQTCWAHVRRKFLETNDSNGQGAVGVHYCDQLFKLERQWKDLSPEERLQQRQLESKPLLKEFWGWLDALVTMKGPLQKAVDYTQKLRDSLQRFLTDGRLFISNNLAERSIRPVTVGRKNWYFSTSVAGAHANTIGYSVIQTAKENGIDPFEYLTVLFTELPQLNIFQDSEQWENYFPWSPYIQAKVKPLSKHIKRA; via the coding sequence TTGACAGAATTGGAAAAGAAGCTGATGAAACAAATCGAACATTTGACAATTCAAAATGAAAAACAAGCAAAACAAATTGAACAGCTGATTAACCAGCTGACCAATATGAATCGTCGACTATTTGGAACATCATCCGAAAAGAATTCTCAAGGTCAACTCTCCTTCTTCGAAGAAGACAATAATCCCCCTTTTAGCGAGGCAGAGCAACCTGCAGACAAAGCCGTTGAAATAGAGACCATCTCTTATCAGCGAAAAAAATATCAAGGGCAGCGGGCCGATATCACAAGAGACTTGCCTATCGTGGTGGAAGAACACACTCTTCCGTCCGATAGCCAGGTCTGTTCGTGCTGTGCCAGCCCATTAAAACATCTTGGGAAGCGAGAAGCTCGAACGGAGTTAGAGTTTATCCCAGCTCATTTAGTAAAACATGTACATTATGAACATGCTTATGAATGCTTAGCCTGTAAGAAAACCGGTCAGAATCACATTCTCCGACAAAAAGCACCGGAACCAGCCTTAGCTAAAAGTTTAGCTGGACCGAGCGTGTTAGCCTATAATCTCTATCAAAAGCTGGAGATGAGTATTCCTTATCATCGTCAGGAAAAAGAATGGGCAAGATATGGGTTGAAGGTTTCCCGGAGAACGTTGGCAAACTGGGCGATTCGAAGTTCCGAAGAATGGCTGGAGCCATTGTACCAACAAATGAGAGAAAAATTACTTCTAGAACCTGTGCTCTCCGCTGATGAAACGACCTATCAAATTTTACGCCGGGCAGACGAAAAGTCAGCTACAGCCGATGCGAGGATATGGTTATTTCGAACAGCGGAAGCTGCCAAACATCCCATTATTCTCTACCATTCTTCCGAGACACGCCGGTTTGAAGTAGCAGAAACCTTTCTCAAAGGATTTCAAGGACTTCTTCATTGTGATGGATATTCCGTCTATCAAAAATTAGAAGATGTGCAACTTCAAACGTGCTGGGCGCATGTTCGGAGAAAGTTTTTAGAGACCAATGATTCAAATGGACAAGGCGCCGTCGGCGTCCATTACTGTGACCAGCTTTTCAAGCTGGAAAGGCAATGGAAAGATTTATCTCCAGAGGAACGCCTGCAGCAACGCCAGCTGGAAAGCAAGCCGTTACTGAAGGAGTTTTGGGGATGGCTGGACGCTCTCGTTACAATGAAAGGTCCTTTACAAAAAGCTGTGGATTATACACAAAAGTTAAGGGATTCCCTTCAACGCTTTTTAACAGACGGACGCCTTTTCATTAGTAATAATCTCGCAGAACGTTCCATTCGGCCTGTCACCGTCGGACGTAAAAACTGGTATTTTTCAACCAGCGTAGCTGGAGCTCATGCGAATACCATTGGATACAGTGTTATCCAAACAGCTAAAGAAAATGGAATTGATCCGTTTGAATACTTAACCGTTTTATTTACGGAACTTCCCCAGCTTAATATTTTTCAAGACTCGGAACAATGGGAAAACTATTTTCCATGGAGTCCTTATATCCAAGCCAAGGTGAAGCCACTTTCAAAACATATAAAACGAGCATAA
- a CDS encoding YrhA family protein codes for MVSRLLAEIEKIKSQDGETMKFPASNKDIQSLKEWISRNVRENLWINEYGSFLEKVNGLEFNGLVIYNGKSSDENKGFIKSNEIWRDSEWDNDYLFFGDSSISWYCMDSEKCVFLELDKPSGDIIEEYNNFEEMVTGAIKSVL; via the coding sequence ATGGTTTCAAGGTTACTGGCTGAAATTGAAAAAATTAAAAGCCAAGATGGTGAGACAATGAAGTTTCCTGCAAGTAATAAAGATATTCAATCCTTAAAAGAGTGGATTTCAAGGAATGTACGTGAAAACTTATGGATTAACGAATATGGAAGTTTTTTAGAAAAAGTAAATGGTTTAGAATTTAATGGATTAGTTATTTATAATGGAAAATCTAGTGATGAAAATAAGGGTTTTATTAAATCAAATGAAATTTGGAGAGATAGTGAATGGGATAATGATTACTTGTTTTTTGGAGATTCAAGTATTTCTTGGTACTGCATGGATAGCGAAAAGTGTGTATTCCTTGAATTAGATAAGCCAAGTGGAGATATTATAGAGGAATATAATAATTTTGAAGAAATGGTTACTGGAGCGATAAAGAGTGTGTTGTAA
- the tnpB gene encoding IS66 family insertion sequence element accessory protein TnpB (TnpB, as the term is used for proteins encoded by IS66 family insertion elements, is considered an accessory protein, since TnpC, encoded by a neighboring gene, is a DDE family transposase.), translating to MLVDFSQMKNCYLVCGYTDLRKGIDGLASVITSQFQLDILDESVFLFCGRRTDRFKALWFDGEGFYLLYKRYDQGKLTWPRSQTDVEKLTPKQIEWLFDGFSIYQKQKIQPAKLGVLT from the coding sequence ATGCTCGTTGACTTCTCCCAGATGAAAAATTGTTATTTAGTCTGTGGCTATACAGATCTTCGCAAAGGCATTGATGGTCTGGCTTCCGTAATCACCAGTCAATTTCAATTAGATATTTTAGATGAATCTGTTTTCTTATTCTGCGGGAGAAGAACGGATCGATTTAAAGCTCTCTGGTTTGATGGAGAAGGTTTTTATTTGCTTTATAAGCGATACGATCAGGGAAAGTTAACTTGGCCGCGTTCGCAAACCGACGTTGAAAAACTGACACCAAAACAAATCGAGTGGCTGTTTGACGGTTTTTCCATCTATCAAAAACAAAAAATTCAACCTGCCAAATTAGGTGTCCTCACTTAA
- a CDS encoding SMI1/KNR4 family protein, whose product MKFKSESIISPLPDDALLSKKEGKWKINLPETYKEFIKKYNGGIPIKDCFKCNNRMYVIDRFLGILKITGDIDNEYYDIGVVKTQLDDRIVFDENLVGTELLPIAVLFAGDH is encoded by the coding sequence ATGAAATTTAAGAGTGAGTCAATAATCTCCCCCTTGCCAGATGATGCTTTGTTATCAAAAAAAGAAGGTAAGTGGAAAATAAATTTACCAGAGACGTATAAAGAATTTATAAAAAAATATAATGGCGGCATTCCCATAAAGGATTGTTTTAAGTGCAATAATCGTATGTATGTGATTGACAGGTTTTTAGGTATTTTAAAAATAACCGGCGACATTGATAATGAGTATTACGATATAGGAGTAGTTAAAACGCAATTAGATGATAGAATTGTTTTTGATGAAAATTTGGTAGGTACTGAACTGTTGCCAATAGCTGTTTTGTTTGCTGGTGACCACTAG